In one window of Opitutus sp. GAS368 DNA:
- a CDS encoding PAS domain S-box protein, translated as MPATESHVPRRQRSRMLPLVAFAVGCFISVASWWLVGRAVHRVDQSRFELQSARLASLIRGRFATTAQILYGARAHASASGHVTTQEWSMYFNSIRERFDYGVVGLGYAERVRRADLAAFEARIRAEGQPDFKAERVGQNEWLYVVTSIEPRERNRGVLGLDLGSGTTRRTAAETAARQNDLVLSRHIKLRYDGREVPGFLLFLPIYENGAHLDTEEQRATALRGWAYAPIRIDELLADASEVAAVHLDFEVYEGDGTSPDRLLYDEDGHVFAQKPGAQEKRRFGQAQSLDVYGQRWTLQTSEKPGFLEAGNTLLPWGVLCAGLLISLIATGVTFLLVNSRVRALDLADLMTANLRQAEAESSRLALVASRTANAVGLSDAGGRVVWINEGFTRLFGYTLDECRGRFGPGVLRGPKTGVRLLADVAQAARAGRPFHGEMLSYTKDQREIWTDFEMQPLRDEAGAVTGFMSIQLDVTARKMAEAEARRLALVASRTASLIVLADTEWQIEWVNDSFTRLTGYALDEVRGRRPSTFLAGPLTNRDVLEAMDEADRAGQPFKGEVLNYTKAGKPYWVEIEIQRLTDAEGQHTGYMALQLDITERKRAEHELAQREAQFRFILNALPVGVSWTSYDEGRESWVNDAVLRLTGLSREEALANESYRAITPPEDWARQVAEYARIREGVSDGFSLEKRYQRLDGTEVNGLLTVQVFRAPDGRILQEVATIADLTELKDISQRLAGQEARLRFIFENVPLGISWRLVSPDGTIERRFNEAHLRIGGLTRAEAERDGAFSSMTHPADRPLQDRLQARMLAGEINEYSLDKRYVRHDGSAVWVTFTNQRRLHPDGGEEQLSTVVDITALKRIQEELAAKEAQFRFIFDSVPVGLSWAIAGRDEETRLVNAEHMRLSGVTPEQSHTTPDIFPQRTHPEDLARQQAFVERMHAGEIDHFVLDKRYVHADGATVWVRLFRRLYRGGGNQPAQELNALVDITELKRVQEELNAAKDTAEKANLAKSQFLAMMSHEIRTPMNGVIGMTSLLLDSPLAAEQREYAETIRVSGEALLTIINDILDFSKIESGKLEMERMEFSLRECVEGALDLLAPRAAEKRIDLLYEIADGVPTNLQGDPSRLRQVLVNLLGNALKFTAQGEVLLTVRPGAMEGETAELVFSVKDTGIGIPPEGIRRLFQSFSQVDASTTRRFGGTGLGLAISKRLAELMGGRMWVESEPGRGSTFSFTVRIGVVPSKPRIYTGGTKAALQGRRLLIVDDNATNRRILGDLARKWDMTSVAVEHPAEALSLLRQREVFDVAILDMQMPEMDGGTLAGEIRKLRPPEDLPLILLSSLGRREDTAHLFTANLSKPVKPSQLYDVLAKLFWRGGDAAPEKSAPTPAAKSGDACFMDRILLAEDNVVNQKVALSMLQKLGFRADVAANGLEVIAAVERQPYDVIMMDVQMPEMDGLEASRRLGELRPDPAQRPWIIALTANAMQGDREMCLAAGMDDYISKPIKRGDLLAAIERARHRKPI; from the coding sequence ATGCCCGCAACGGAGAGCCACGTCCCCCGTCGCCAGCGCAGCCGGATGCTGCCGTTGGTCGCCTTTGCGGTCGGGTGCTTCATCTCGGTCGCCTCCTGGTGGCTGGTCGGGCGCGCGGTGCACCGGGTCGACCAGAGCCGGTTCGAGCTGCAATCGGCGCGGCTGGCCAGCCTGATCCGCGGACGGTTCGCCACCACGGCGCAGATCCTCTACGGCGCCCGGGCGCATGCCTCCGCCAGCGGGCACGTGACGACGCAGGAGTGGTCGATGTATTTCAATTCCATCCGGGAACGCTTTGACTACGGCGTGGTGGGGTTGGGCTATGCGGAACGGGTGCGCCGGGCCGACCTCGCGGCGTTCGAGGCCCGCATCCGCGCGGAGGGCCAGCCCGACTTCAAGGCCGAGCGCGTCGGGCAGAACGAATGGCTTTATGTCGTCACGAGCATCGAGCCGCGCGAACGCAACCGCGGCGTGCTGGGCCTGGACCTCGGCTCGGGCACGACCCGCCGGACCGCGGCGGAAACGGCGGCTCGGCAGAACGACCTGGTGTTGTCCCGGCACATCAAGTTGCGCTACGACGGCCGGGAGGTGCCGGGCTTCCTGCTCTTTCTGCCGATTTACGAAAACGGCGCACACCTCGACACGGAGGAACAGCGGGCGACGGCGCTCCGCGGGTGGGCCTATGCCCCGATCCGCATCGATGAACTGCTCGCGGACGCGAGCGAGGTCGCCGCGGTGCACCTGGATTTCGAAGTCTACGAGGGCGATGGCACCAGCCCCGACCGGCTGCTTTACGACGAGGACGGCCATGTGTTCGCCCAAAAACCCGGGGCGCAGGAGAAGCGCCGGTTCGGGCAGGCCCAGTCGCTGGACGTTTACGGCCAGCGGTGGACGCTGCAGACGAGCGAGAAACCGGGCTTCCTCGAGGCGGGCAACACCTTGCTGCCGTGGGGCGTGCTCTGCGCCGGCCTGCTGATCAGCCTGATCGCCACCGGGGTGACCTTCCTGTTGGTGAATTCACGGGTGCGGGCGCTCGATCTCGCTGACTTGATGACGGCGAACCTCCGGCAGGCCGAGGCGGAGTCGAGCCGCCTCGCCTTGGTAGCGAGCCGGACGGCCAACGCCGTGGGCCTGTCCGACGCCGGCGGCAGGGTGGTGTGGATCAACGAGGGCTTCACGCGGCTCTTCGGCTACACGCTGGACGAGTGCCGCGGTCGGTTCGGACCCGGCGTGCTGCGCGGACCCAAGACCGGGGTCCGGCTCCTGGCCGACGTGGCGCAGGCGGCCCGCGCCGGCCGGCCTTTCCACGGCGAGATGCTCAGCTACACCAAGGACCAGCGCGAGATCTGGACCGACTTCGAGATGCAACCCCTGCGCGACGAAGCCGGCGCGGTGACCGGCTTCATGTCCATCCAGCTCGATGTCACCGCCCGCAAGATGGCCGAGGCGGAGGCGCGCCGTCTGGCCCTGGTGGCGAGCCGGACGGCCAGCCTGATCGTCCTCGCCGATACCGAATGGCAGATCGAGTGGGTCAACGACAGCTTCACCCGTCTCACCGGCTATGCGCTGGACGAAGTGCGCGGCCGCCGTCCCAGCACCTTTCTCGCGGGTCCGCTGACGAATCGCGACGTGCTGGAGGCGATGGACGAGGCCGACCGCGCAGGCCAGCCGTTCAAGGGCGAGGTGCTCAACTACACCAAGGCCGGCAAGCCCTACTGGGTGGAGATCGAGATCCAGCGCCTGACCGACGCCGAGGGCCAGCATACCGGCTACATGGCGCTCCAGCTCGACATCACCGAGCGCAAGCGCGCCGAGCACGAGCTGGCGCAGCGCGAGGCCCAGTTCCGCTTCATCCTCAATGCGCTGCCGGTGGGCGTGAGCTGGACCTCCTATGACGAGGGCCGCGAGTCCTGGGTCAACGACGCCGTGCTGCGCCTGACCGGCCTGAGCCGCGAGGAGGCGCTGGCCAACGAGTCCTATCGCGCCATCACGCCCCCGGAGGACTGGGCCAGGCAGGTCGCCGAGTATGCCCGCATCCGCGAGGGCGTGAGCGACGGCTTCAGCCTGGAGAAGCGCTACCAGCGGCTGGACGGCACCGAGGTCAACGGCCTGCTGACCGTCCAGGTCTTCCGGGCGCCGGACGGCCGGATCCTGCAGGAAGTCGCCACCATCGCCGACCTGACGGAATTGAAGGACATCTCCCAGCGGCTGGCCGGACAGGAAGCCCGCCTGCGCTTCATCTTTGAAAACGTGCCGCTGGGCATCTCCTGGCGCCTGGTGTCGCCCGACGGCACGATCGAACGGCGGTTCAACGAAGCACATCTGCGGATCGGCGGCCTGACCCGGGCCGAGGCGGAAAGGGATGGCGCCTTCTCCTCGATGACGCATCCCGCGGACCGGCCGCTGCAGGACCGCCTGCAGGCCAGGATGCTGGCCGGGGAGATCAACGAGTATTCCCTCGACAAGCGCTATGTGCGCCACGACGGCTCCGCCGTGTGGGTGACCTTCACCAACCAGCGCCGCCTCCATCCCGACGGCGGCGAGGAGCAACTGTCCACCGTGGTCGACATCACCGCCCTCAAGCGCATTCAGGAGGAACTGGCGGCCAAGGAGGCGCAGTTCCGCTTCATCTTCGACTCGGTGCCGGTCGGTCTTTCCTGGGCGATCGCCGGGCGCGACGAGGAGACCCGCCTGGTCAATGCCGAGCACATGCGACTGAGCGGCGTCACGCCGGAGCAGTCCCACACCACCCCGGATATCTTCCCGCAGCGCACCCACCCCGAGGACCTGGCCCGGCAGCAGGCGTTCGTCGAGCGGATGCACGCCGGGGAGATCGACCACTTCGTGTTGGACAAGCGCTACGTGCATGCGGACGGCGCCACCGTGTGGGTGCGGCTGTTCCGCCGCCTCTACCGGGGCGGCGGGAACCAGCCGGCCCAGGAACTCAACGCGCTGGTCGACATCACCGAGCTCAAGCGCGTGCAGGAGGAGCTGAACGCCGCCAAGGACACGGCGGAAAAGGCCAACCTGGCCAAGAGCCAGTTCCTCGCGATGATGAGCCACGAGATCCGCACGCCGATGAACGGCGTCATCGGCATGACCAGCCTGCTGCTCGATTCGCCGCTCGCCGCCGAGCAGCGCGAATACGCCGAGACCATCCGCGTCAGCGGCGAGGCCCTGCTGACCATCATCAATGACATCCTGGACTTCTCCAAGATCGAGTCCGGCAAGCTCGAGATGGAGCGGATGGAATTTTCCCTGCGCGAATGCGTCGAGGGTGCGCTCGACCTGCTCGCGCCGCGCGCCGCCGAGAAGCGCATCGACCTGCTTTACGAGATCGCCGACGGCGTCCCCACCAACCTGCAGGGCGACCCGTCCCGCCTCCGCCAGGTGCTGGTCAACCTGCTGGGCAACGCCCTGAAGTTCACCGCGCAGGGCGAGGTGCTGCTGACCGTCCGGCCCGGCGCAATGGAGGGGGAGACGGCCGAGCTGGTCTTCAGCGTGAAGGACACCGGCATCGGCATCCCGCCCGAGGGGATCCGCCGGCTCTTCCAGTCCTTCAGCCAGGTGGACGCCTCCACCACGCGCCGCTTTGGCGGCACCGGCCTCGGGCTGGCGATCAGCAAGCGCCTCGCCGAGCTCATGGGCGGCCGCATGTGGGTCGAGAGCGAGCCGGGGCGGGGCTCCACGTTCAGCTTCACCGTCCGCATCGGGGTGGTGCCGAGCAAGCCGCGCATCTACACCGGCGGCACCAAGGCCGCCCTCCAGGGCCGCCGCCTGCTCATCGTGGACGACAACGCGACGAACCGCCGCATCCTTGGCGACCTCGCCCGCAAGTGGGACATGACATCCGTGGCCGTCGAGCATCCCGCCGAGGCGCTCAGCCTGCTCCGCCAGCGCGAGGTCTTCGACGTGGCCATCCTCGACATGCAGATGCCCGAGATGGATGGCGGCACCCTGGCCGGCGAGATTCGCAAATTGCGTCCGCCGGAAGATCTCCCGCTGATTCTCCTTTCCTCCCTCGGCCGGCGCGAGGACACGGCGCACCTCTTCACCGCCAACCTCAGCAAACCCGTGAAGCCCTCGCAGCTTTACGACGTGCTCGCCAAGCTGTTCTGGCGCGGCGGCGATGCCGCGCCGGAGAAGTCCGCACCGACCCCGGCCGCGAAGTCGGGCGATGCCTGCTTCATGGATCGCATCCTGCTGGCCGAGGACAATGTCGTGAACCAGAAGGTCGCGCTCAGCATGCTCCAGAAGCTCGGGTTCCGCGCCGACGTGGCGGCCAACGGCCTCGAGGTGATCGCCGCCGTCGAGCGCCAGCCCTACGATGTCATCATGATGGACGTGCAGATGCCGGAGATGGACGGCCTCGAGGCCTCGCGCCGCCTCGGGGAGCTGCGCCCCGATCCGGCCCAGCGCCCGTGGATCATCGCCCTGACCGCAAACGCCATGCAGGGGGACCGCGAGATGTGCCTCGCCGCCGGCATGGACGACTACATCAGCAAGCCCATCAAGCGGGGGGACCTGCTGGCGGCGATCGAACGCGCGCGTCACCGCAAGCCCATCTGA
- a CDS encoding lipid-A-disaccharide synthase, translated as MDKLTHPLDLPPPAGGQVDLLFVVGEHSGDENAARVLRDLRARQPGLRVCALGGPHLAAAGAQLLRDLTAESAMGFAVVTKLAHYRKLIADIVDWIGRHRPRAVCFVDSSGLNLRIAAGLHARGFSAKAGGPTKALYYISPQIWASRAGRRFQMAAHLDGLAAIFPFEPAVYADTDLPVEFVGHPFLAPDYVPPVAFDPAGPVLLLPGSRRGVVQRIFPLLLAAYRASGPTRPAVVLYPSEDILAVLRAANPPAGVTLRRTGATDGPVRAAAVLTASGTMSMHCALAGIPGALTYKTDLITYLLGRLLVKVEFIGIANLLLKEAMYPEFIQGAATPAALAAQLRECLQDPARAARTAAQRARLRALLAQPASGTAADWLARQLGPS; from the coding sequence TTGGATAAGCTCACGCATCCCCTTGATCTCCCGCCACCGGCCGGCGGCCAGGTCGACCTGCTCTTTGTCGTCGGCGAGCACTCCGGGGACGAAAACGCCGCGCGCGTGCTGCGCGACCTGCGGGCCCGCCAGCCCGGCCTGCGCGTCTGCGCCCTCGGCGGGCCGCACCTCGCCGCAGCCGGCGCGCAACTGCTGCGGGACCTGACGGCGGAATCGGCCATGGGCTTCGCGGTCGTCACGAAGCTCGCCCACTACCGGAAACTCATCGCCGACATCGTGGACTGGATCGGCCGGCACCGGCCGCGAGCGGTGTGCTTCGTCGATTCGTCCGGGCTGAACCTCCGCATCGCCGCCGGTCTGCACGCGCGCGGTTTCTCCGCCAAGGCGGGCGGGCCGACCAAGGCCCTCTACTACATCAGTCCGCAGATCTGGGCCTCGCGCGCCGGGCGGCGGTTTCAGATGGCGGCGCACCTCGACGGGTTGGCGGCGATTTTTCCGTTCGAGCCGGCGGTCTATGCCGACACGGACCTGCCGGTGGAGTTCGTCGGGCATCCGTTCCTCGCGCCGGACTACGTGCCGCCGGTGGCCTTCGACCCGGCCGGCCCGGTGCTGCTGCTGCCCGGCAGCCGGCGCGGCGTGGTGCAACGGATCTTTCCGCTGTTGCTGGCGGCGTATCGGGCGTCCGGCCCGACACGTCCGGCGGTCGTGCTTTACCCGAGCGAGGATATCCTGGCCGTGCTGCGGGCGGCCAATCCGCCGGCGGGCGTCACGCTGCGACGCACGGGTGCAACGGACGGCCCCGTGCGCGCGGCCGCGGTGCTCACGGCGAGCGGCACCATGTCGATGCACTGTGCCCTGGCCGGCATTCCCGGGGCGCTGACCTATAAGACCGATCTGATCACCTACCTTCTCGGCCGGTTGCTGGTGAAGGTGGAATTCATCGGCATCGCGAACCTGCTGCTGAAGGAAGCCATGTATCCCGAGTTCATCCAGGGCGCGGCAACGCCGGCCGCGCTCGCGGCGCAGTTGCGCGAGTGCCTGCAGGACCCGGCCCGGGCCGCCCGCACCGCGGCACAACGGGCCAGACTGCGGGCGTTGCTGGCGCAACCCGCCAGCGGCACCGCGGCGGACTGGCTGGCGCGGCAGCTCGGGCCTTCTTGA